Proteins encoded by one window of Longimicrobiaceae bacterium:
- a CDS encoding thymidine kinase, with translation MRDIALYHGDGQGWIEVVTGSMFSGKSEELIRRVRRALIARRRVQVFKSALDDRYDGVRTISSHDGSGVEAIPVRSSTEMLEKVHRDTQVIAVDEVQFLDEGIVEVLSLLADRGMRVIAAGIDMDFRGEPFGPIARILSIAETVDKLHAICVRCGGPATRNQRLVDGEPAPYEAPTIQVGGAESYEARCRRCHEVPSATRDQTTLVDLLYAEPEDAVVLTLENLRRRA, from the coding sequence GTGAGAGACATCGCGCTGTACCACGGCGACGGCCAGGGCTGGATCGAGGTGGTCACCGGAAGCATGTTCAGCGGCAAGTCGGAGGAGCTGATCCGCCGCGTCCGGCGCGCCCTGATCGCCCGGCGCCGCGTCCAGGTGTTCAAGTCCGCGCTGGACGACCGCTACGACGGGGTCCGCACCATCAGCTCGCACGACGGCTCCGGGGTCGAGGCGATCCCCGTGCGCTCCAGCACCGAGATGCTGGAGAAGGTGCACCGCGACACGCAGGTGATCGCGGTGGACGAGGTGCAGTTCCTCGACGAGGGGATCGTGGAGGTGCTCTCGCTCCTGGCCGACCGGGGGATGCGGGTGATCGCGGCGGGGATCGACATGGACTTCCGCGGCGAGCCGTTCGGGCCCATCGCGCGCATCCTCTCCATCGCCGAGACGGTGGACAAGCTGCACGCCATCTGCGTGCGCTGCGGCGGCCCGGCCACCCGCAACCAGCGGCTGGTCGACGGCGAGCCGGCGCCGTACGAGGCCCCCACCATCCAGGTGGGCGGCGCGGAGAGCTACGAGGCGCGCTGCCGCCGCTGCCACGAGGTCCCCTCGGCCACGCGCGACCAGACCACGCTGGTGGACCTGCTGTACGCCGAGCCGGAGGACGCTGTGGTTCTCACGCTGGAGAACCTGCGCCGCCGCGCCTGA